A genome region from Carboxydocella sporoproducens DSM 16521 includes the following:
- a CDS encoding 3-methyl-2-oxobutanoate dehydrogenase subunit VorB, which yields MAKLLMKGNEAIGEAAVLAGCKYFFGYPITPQSELPHYMVKRLPEVGGVFLQAESEVAAINMVFGAGGAGARVMTSSSSPGISLKQEGISYLIGAEVPAVIVNIMRGGPGLGNIQPSQADYFQATKAPGHGDGRMIVLAPSSVQEIVDLVILAFDLADQYRNPVMVLGDGVLGQMMEPVEIDDNYQPRLPEKPWAATGKRGRASNNIINSLHIVDKDNEEFNRHLQKKYAEIAAREVRYEEYCTDDAEIILVAYGTSARICKGAVDLVREEGIKAGLIRPITLWPFPAEIINRRAEQAKAFLSVEMSAGQMVEDVKLAVNGKKPVYFYGRMGGILPMLDEIVAGIKGLAEGGAL from the coding sequence ATGGCCAAACTGCTGATGAAAGGCAACGAAGCGATCGGGGAAGCGGCTGTCCTGGCCGGATGCAAATATTTTTTCGGCTATCCCATTACTCCCCAGAGCGAGTTGCCCCACTACATGGTCAAAAGGCTGCCGGAAGTGGGCGGAGTTTTTTTGCAGGCCGAAAGTGAAGTGGCTGCCATCAACATGGTTTTTGGGGCTGGGGGTGCCGGGGCCAGAGTCATGACTTCATCATCCAGTCCTGGTATCAGTTTGAAACAAGAGGGAATTTCCTACTTGATCGGTGCTGAGGTTCCAGCGGTGATTGTCAATATCATGCGGGGCGGACCGGGACTGGGCAATATCCAGCCTTCCCAGGCCGACTATTTCCAGGCTACCAAAGCGCCTGGCCATGGTGATGGCCGCATGATCGTCCTGGCGCCTTCCTCTGTGCAGGAGATCGTGGATCTGGTTATTCTGGCTTTCGACCTGGCTGACCAGTATCGTAACCCGGTGATGGTACTGGGTGATGGAGTGCTGGGCCAGATGATGGAACCGGTAGAAATAGATGATAATTACCAGCCCCGGCTGCCGGAAAAGCCCTGGGCAGCAACGGGCAAGCGGGGACGCGCCAGCAACAATATCATTAACTCCCTGCATATCGTGGATAAGGACAATGAGGAATTCAACCGGCATTTGCAGAAGAAGTATGCGGAAATCGCGGCCAGGGAAGTTCGCTATGAAGAATACTGCACGGATGACGCAGAGATTATCCTGGTAGCCTATGGCACCTCAGCCCGGATTTGCAAGGGTGCGGTGGACCTGGTCAGGGAAGAAGGCATCAAGGCTGGACTGATCAGACCGATTACCCTCTGGCCTTTCCCTGCTGAGATCATCAATCGTCGGGCTGAACAGGCTAAAGCTTTTCTGTCCGTAGAGATGAGTGCCGGCCAGATGGTAGAAGATGTCAAGCTGGCGGTTAACGGGAAAAAACCGGTATATTTCTACGGTCGAATGGGCGGTATTCTGCCAATGCTGGATGAGATTGTGGCTGGTATTAAGGGGCTGGCGGAAGGAGGGGCTCTCTGA
- a CDS encoding thiamine pyrophosphate-dependent enzyme, whose product MKKVFTRTRGLTEKPFHYCPGCTHGVIHRLVAEVLEEMNLLDRAIGVAPVGCSVFAYEYFNCDMFQAAHGRAPAVATGIKRVHPDAAVFTYQGDGDLAAIGTGEIVHAAARGEKITVIFVNNAIYGMTGGQMAPTTLPGMETTTSPFGRNTETQGFPVRVAEMLSTLDGAAYIARTTVINPRYIMQAKKAIRKAFETQMAGKGFTLVEVLSTCPTNWGMTPIEATKWLEEKMIPYYPLGEFKTPAEVK is encoded by the coding sequence ATGAAAAAAGTTTTTACCAGAACCAGGGGGTTAACGGAAAAGCCCTTCCATTATTGCCCTGGCTGTACCCATGGGGTTATTCACCGTCTGGTGGCGGAAGTGCTGGAAGAGATGAATTTGCTGGACCGGGCTATTGGTGTGGCCCCGGTAGGTTGTTCTGTTTTTGCCTATGAGTACTTTAACTGTGATATGTTTCAGGCTGCCCACGGCCGGGCTCCTGCTGTGGCTACTGGCATCAAACGGGTTCATCCTGATGCAGCGGTGTTTACCTATCAAGGGGATGGCGACCTGGCTGCGATTGGAACCGGGGAAATCGTTCATGCTGCTGCCCGTGGGGAAAAGATTACTGTAATTTTCGTTAATAATGCAATCTATGGCATGACTGGAGGCCAAATGGCCCCCACTACTCTACCGGGTATGGAGACTACCACCTCACCTTTTGGTCGTAACACTGAAACCCAGGGATTCCCGGTCCGGGTAGCGGAAATGCTTTCAACCTTAGATGGCGCAGCCTATATTGCCCGGACAACAGTCATCAATCCCAGATATATTATGCAGGCTAAAAAAGCTATTCGCAAAGCCTTTGAAACCCAGATGGCCGGGAAAGGCTTTACACTGGTAGAAGTGCTGTCCACCTGTCCTACCAACTGGGGTATGACTCCCATTGAAGCAACCAAATGGTTGGAAGAAAAGATGATTCCCTATTATCCCTTGGGGGAATTTAAAACCCCGGCGGAGGTGAAATAG
- a CDS encoding 2-oxoacid:acceptor oxidoreductase family protein, translated as MLHEIIMAGFGGQGIMSMGQLLTYAGMFEGKHVAWIPSYGPEMRGGTANCGVTVSDRPISSPVVFNPTAAIIMNIPSLDKFEPAVKPGGLILVNSSLVDRQVKRTDIKAFYIPANEIAEELGNPRVAGMVILGALVALTSMVSFKSLEEALKKVLPEYRHKLIPLNMQALERGATYVSQQLQTAVS; from the coding sequence ATGTTACATGAAATTATCATGGCCGGCTTCGGGGGCCAGGGAATTATGTCCATGGGCCAGCTTCTGACCTATGCCGGGATGTTTGAAGGTAAACATGTGGCCTGGATTCCTTCCTACGGTCCGGAAATGCGGGGAGGAACAGCCAACTGCGGTGTGACTGTCAGTGACCGTCCCATCAGTTCGCCGGTAGTTTTTAACCCTACCGCTGCCATTATCATGAATATCCCCTCCCTGGATAAGTTTGAACCAGCGGTCAAGCCAGGTGGGTTGATTCTGGTCAACAGCTCCCTTGTGGACCGCCAGGTAAAACGAACTGATATTAAAGCTTTCTATATTCCTGCCAATGAAATCGCTGAAGAGCTGGGCAATCCCCGGGTAGCAGGTATGGTCATTCTGGGTGCGCTGGTGGCATTAACCAGTATGGTCAGTTTCAAGTCCCTGGAAGAGGCCCTGAAAAAGGTGCTGCCCGAGTACCGGCACAAGTTAATTCCGCTTAACATGCAGGCTTTGGAGCGCGGGGCCACTTATGTGAGCCAGCAGCTGCAAACCGCTGTTAGTTAA
- a CDS encoding M20/M25/M40 family metallo-hydrolase — MATIIGKDGGSFMVNTSRLVHEFLTMVQIDSPSRQERAMADWYKARLIELGLTVEEDEAGKAINGTAGNLIARLPGDGQGMPIFFSAHLDTVEPGRGIRPLIEGDIIRSAGDTILGGDDKAGLAVILEAIRIIKENNLPHGEIELVITVAEECGLLGAKQLHRQQLQSIAGFVLDAGGPVGSIVVRGPAQTKIEATIRGKAAHAGVEPEKGISAIQVAARAIDRMPLGRIDAETTANIGVIEGGKATNIIPDMVNLKGEARSLDPRKLHAQTKQMTTILEQTAQEFGAYVQLTVEDLYPEINLKPEEPVVQIARQAIQACGLTPSLDSTGGGSDANIFIGLGLPTANLGIGMQNVHSVEEKMAISDLVKLTEVVLAIVKTAHDWR, encoded by the coding sequence ATGGCAACTATTATTGGAAAGGACGGAGGTAGTTTCATGGTAAATACTTCACGCTTGGTACACGAATTTTTGACAATGGTGCAAATCGATTCCCCTTCCCGCCAGGAACGGGCCATGGCGGATTGGTATAAAGCTCGCCTGATTGAACTGGGCTTAACAGTGGAAGAAGATGAGGCAGGTAAAGCTATTAATGGCACTGCCGGTAACTTGATTGCCCGGCTTCCCGGGGATGGGCAGGGCATGCCCATTTTTTTCAGCGCCCACCTGGATACAGTGGAACCAGGCCGGGGTATCAGGCCTTTAATCGAAGGAGATATCATCCGAAGTGCGGGTGATACCATCCTGGGTGGGGATGACAAAGCTGGACTGGCGGTCATTCTGGAAGCCATCCGTATAATCAAGGAAAACAACCTGCCCCATGGGGAGATTGAACTGGTAATCACAGTAGCAGAAGAATGTGGCTTGCTGGGGGCCAAACAGTTGCATCGCCAGCAATTGCAGAGTATAGCTGGGTTTGTTCTCGATGCTGGTGGACCGGTGGGCTCCATTGTGGTCAGGGGGCCGGCCCAAACCAAAATTGAGGCTACTATTCGCGGTAAGGCCGCCCATGCCGGGGTGGAGCCGGAAAAAGGTATCAGTGCCATTCAAGTGGCAGCCCGGGCCATTGACCGCATGCCCCTGGGCCGCATTGATGCCGAGACCACAGCCAATATTGGGGTAATCGAAGGGGGTAAGGCTACCAATATCATCCCCGATATGGTTAACCTGAAAGGGGAAGCCCGTTCTCTGGATCCGCGTAAACTGCATGCCCAGACCAAGCAAATGACCACCATTCTGGAACAGACAGCCCAGGAGTTTGGCGCCTATGTACAGCTGACTGTAGAAGATCTCTATCCTGAGATAAACCTGAAACCAGAGGAACCGGTGGTTCAGATTGCCCGCCAGGCTATCCAGGCCTGTGGTCTCACCCCCAGTCTGGACAGTACCGGGGGTGGCAGTGATGCCAATATCTTCATTGGACTGGGCTTGCCGACGGCCAACCTGGGGATTGGCATGCAAAATGTCCATTCAGTAGAAGAAAAAATGGCTATCAGCGATCTGGTTAAACTGACGGAGGTAGTACTGGCTATCGTTAAAACTGCCCATGACTGGAGGTAG
- a CDS encoding DUF3866 family protein, with protein sequence MIARKEGIVLTVKRDLGDYQELEVEMGGEKARAVNYPPLTGPCQPGDRVLLNTTAVELGLGTGGFHYVMANFSRPREELQGQGHIMKLRYTPMQLKVLAAEEEASPWHQELKNFTGLKKTPVVCATLHSQLPAVCVGIQRECCHRLRVVYVMTDGAALPLAFSRLVRELKEKGLISATVTCGHAFGGDLEAVNLYSALAVAKVAARADVIVIAMGPGIVGTGSKWGYTGVEQGQAINAVHTMGGKAIAVPRLSFADPRPRHQGVSHHTLTALAEVALAPCQLALPRLEPAKAHLVRRQLTGAGILTKHRLYELEADDLVKAMVEEYQLQVTTMGRSPAEDREFFAAAAAAGRLAARQIVW encoded by the coding sequence GTGATTGCCAGAAAAGAAGGGATAGTCCTGACGGTAAAGCGGGATTTAGGAGATTATCAGGAACTGGAAGTGGAAATGGGAGGGGAGAAAGCCCGGGCGGTCAATTATCCCCCCTTGACCGGGCCCTGTCAACCAGGGGACCGGGTTTTGCTCAACACCACTGCAGTAGAGCTGGGCCTGGGCACGGGAGGTTTTCACTATGTCATGGCCAATTTCTCCCGCCCCCGGGAAGAACTGCAGGGCCAGGGTCATATCATGAAACTGCGCTATACCCCTATGCAGTTAAAGGTGCTGGCTGCGGAAGAGGAGGCCAGCCCCTGGCATCAAGAATTGAAAAACTTTACCGGTCTAAAAAAGACGCCGGTGGTTTGTGCCACCCTGCATAGCCAGTTGCCGGCAGTATGTGTAGGTATTCAGCGGGAATGCTGTCATCGGTTGCGGGTGGTATATGTAATGACTGATGGGGCAGCTCTGCCCCTTGCCTTTTCCCGGCTGGTTCGGGAACTGAAGGAAAAGGGGCTAATTTCTGCTACTGTTACCTGCGGCCACGCATTTGGCGGAGACCTGGAAGCAGTTAACCTTTATTCTGCGCTGGCAGTTGCTAAAGTTGCTGCCCGGGCGGATGTAATTGTCATCGCCATGGGGCCAGGAATTGTGGGCACTGGTAGCAAGTGGGGATATACCGGGGTGGAGCAGGGACAGGCTATCAATGCCGTCCATACCATGGGGGGCAAGGCTATCGCCGTTCCCCGCCTCAGTTTTGCCGACCCTCGTCCCAGGCATCAGGGGGTAAGCCATCACACCCTGACTGCCCTGGCCGAAGTGGCCCTGGCCCCCTGTCAGCTGGCATTACCCCGGCTGGAGCCAGCCAAAGCCCACCTGGTCAGGCGCCAGCTAACCGGGGCAGGGATTCTGACCAAACATCGATTGTATGAACTGGAGGCTGATGACCTGGTAAAGGCCATGGTAGAGGAATATCAGCTACAAGTTACTACCATGGGCCGCTCGCCGGCGGAAGACAGGGAATTTTTCGCCGCCGCAGCGGCTGCCGGGCGGCTGGCTGCCCGGCAGATTGTCTGGTAA
- a CDS encoding endonuclease Q family protein, which produces MRSFYADLHIHLGATTAGRPVKITASRRLTLPAVLAEAAYRKGLDIVGIIDAQAPGVLADLKEMIAAGDLQPLPEGGLLYRQRTLLVPGAEVESREGAHFLAYFPGLEEMEQFSTWLAGFMRNLHLSSQRAHLSLSQILQQTLELGGLLAPAHAFTPHKGLYGCACASLGELLTPAEQQEIRVLELGLSADTAMAERLAELARVAFLSNSDAHSLEKIGREYNELLLAELNWREMLKAFYHQDGRRIIANWGLDPRLGKYHRSACADCGWTAGEEKPPVTFCPACGSKQLITGVLDRLVAITTEPAVGGKHPPYYYQVPLQFLPGIGKKTLERLLSQFGTEMAILHQVPAEDLIRTAGEKIAALILACRQGQVKIQAGGGGTYGRILQG; this is translated from the coding sequence ATGCGCAGTTTTTATGCTGATTTGCATATACATTTAGGGGCTACCACAGCCGGGCGGCCGGTAAAAATCACCGCTTCCCGGCGGCTTACCCTGCCGGCAGTGCTGGCAGAAGCAGCTTACCGCAAGGGGCTGGATATTGTGGGAATTATCGATGCCCAGGCCCCTGGAGTACTGGCTGATTTGAAGGAAATGATAGCAGCAGGGGATTTGCAGCCACTGCCAGAAGGAGGGCTGCTGTACCGTCAGCGGACTTTGCTGGTTCCGGGGGCGGAGGTGGAGAGCAGGGAAGGGGCCCATTTCCTGGCCTATTTTCCCGGACTGGAAGAAATGGAGCAGTTTAGTACCTGGTTGGCCGGTTTTATGCGCAATTTGCACCTTTCCAGTCAGCGGGCCCACCTCAGTTTGAGCCAGATTTTGCAGCAAACCCTGGAACTGGGAGGTTTGCTGGCACCGGCTCATGCTTTTACCCCGCATAAGGGGCTATACGGCTGTGCTTGTGCCAGTCTCGGGGAACTGCTCACTCCGGCGGAACAGCAAGAAATCCGGGTGCTGGAACTGGGCTTGAGCGCTGATACTGCCATGGCGGAGCGGCTGGCCGAACTGGCACGGGTAGCTTTTTTGAGCAATTCTGATGCGCACTCCCTGGAGAAAATCGGGCGGGAATATAATGAACTGTTGCTGGCAGAGCTCAACTGGAGGGAAATGCTGAAAGCCTTCTACCATCAGGATGGCAGGAGAATCATAGCCAACTGGGGGCTCGATCCGCGGCTGGGCAAATATCACCGCAGTGCCTGTGCAGATTGTGGCTGGACTGCCGGAGAGGAGAAGCCGCCGGTGACATTTTGCCCTGCCTGTGGCAGCAAGCAACTGATTACCGGGGTGCTGGACCGGCTGGTGGCGATTACCACCGAGCCGGCGGTCGGGGGTAAGCATCCTCCCTATTACTATCAAGTGCCCTTGCAATTTCTGCCTGGTATCGGTAAGAAAACCCTGGAACGTTTGTTGAGCCAATTTGGGACGGAAATGGCTATTTTACATCAGGTGCCAGCAGAAGATCTCATTCGGACTGCCGGGGAGAAAATAGCCGCTCTGATTCTGGCCTGTCGCCAGGGCCAGGTGAAAATTCAGGCCGGAGGAGGCGGTACTTATGGGCGAATCCTGCAAGGTTAG